The following coding sequences lie in one Crassostrea angulata isolate pt1a10 chromosome 10, ASM2561291v2, whole genome shotgun sequence genomic window:
- the LOC128164781 gene encoding uncharacterized protein LOC128164781, with amino-acid sequence MTAQIKTNLFLVEAMTFVTQLKLIIKTSRNGVKNWKHIPISHVVTFIRRFRRFVRIGTAIVLLALWLTATYNVKAILESTFHCHCLPKVEQGRLNNKSCRLNASGQSDIVGTNVPTGYKGELYQIAIYRLTNDILNINADTLDACLLNSTTHISTHPCDGTDSSKRTWTNAIINGLPSNDGNQLQWTRFIRRRIIRWTQGHVLDLNTSACVSVRKLSNEQEYEILLRPCNDKLPYICLEGNDKNTHKMMTSSLKTSPSLPSKPPENTISSIGGMPVYSKTSHFSVSSSFSFFLSICEEFK; translated from the exons ATGACAGCACAAATAAAGACAAATCTCTTCCTGGTTGAAGCTATGACATTCGTGACTCAACTGAAACTTATCATTAAAACATCACGAAATGGAGTCAAAAACTGGAAACACATTCCTATATCTCAT GTTGTTACGTTTATAAGACGATTTCGACGATTCGTACGTATAGGTACCGCTATAGTGTTATTGGCCCTGTGGCTGACTGCTACTTACAATGTAAAAGCCATTTTGGAGTCAAC GTTTCATTGTCACTGCTTACCAAAGGTTGAACAAGGACGATTGAATAATAAATCCTGTAGACTGAATGCATCAGGTCAAAGTGACATCGTTGGAACCAACGTACCAACAGGATATAAAGGCGAACTATACCAGATTGCAATATACAGACTCACTAACGACATACTGAACATAAATG CTGATACACTAGACGCATGTCTGTTGAATAGTACCACCCACATCAGCACGCATCCTTGTGACGGAACAG ACAGTTCAAAGCGAACATGGACAAATGCCATCATTAATGGTCTGCCTTCCAATGATGGAAATCAATTACAGTGGACGCGCTTTATACGGCGGAGGATCATCCGGTGGACTCAGG GGCACGTCCTTGATTTGAATACGTCAGCATGTGTCAGTGTGAGGAAATTATCTAATGAGCAGGAATATGAAATACTTCTACGACCATGTAATGACAAACTTCCTTACATTTGTCTGGAGGGGAACG ACAAGAATACTCACaaaatgatgacgtcatcacTGAAAACAAGTCCATCATTGCCATCAAAACCGCcagaaaatacaatatcatcTATTGGAGGTATGCCAGTCTATTCCAAAACGAGTCATTTTTCtgtttcatcttctttttctttcttccttTCAATATGTGAAGAGTTCAAATGA
- the LOC128167814 gene encoding uncharacterized protein LOC128167814 isoform X3: protein MESVRLVGCSTLLLFILYPQRHHSYTYIKHDLYIEQTEKKWDDASQSCILVGSDRASSYDVIVQDIPVLQPTNRYRPMYLHWIGATATFTPWFKFLGCYIYWPNSSIREQTLTSHSTVIGPLADCYIQCKSHFGVNETHCYCLSNLEQGRLINKTCRVIAPANFRNDVVGTKTLESVFHVYQIAIYEIQNSAFDIAAETLDECLLGNFTHLFMYPCDAADSSNKKWTDAVIDGLPLKDGGQLQWTRYVRRRIIRWTRGNVLGSNTSACVSVRKQANEQEYEIVLRPCNDELPSICQKRDAQKGHQMMTSLPPTSPLMPSDRPDVSARGSFREEAPGVPGENPRITYFHSRGSHLGRNGCPRKMERVFFKDKISSEKLMKKN from the exons ATGGAGTCCGTCAGATTGGTTGGATGTTCGACATTACTGCTCTTTATCCTGTACCCACAGCGTCATCATAGTTATACCTACATCAAACATG ATCTGTACATAGAACAGACCGAAAAAAAGTGGGATGACGCTTCTCAGTCCTGTATCTTGGTGGGATCTGATAGAGCTTCAtcttatgacgtcatagttcaGGATATCCCAGTCCTCCAACCCACAAATCGTTATAGGCCTATGTACCTTCATTGGATAGGAGCCACGGCAACATTCACTCCGTGGTTTAAATTCTTGG gATGCTACATTTATTGGCCGAATTCATCGATTCGTGAACAAACGTTGACAAGTCATTCCACCGTCATTGGCCCTTTAGCTGATTGTTACATACAGTGTAAGAGCCATTTCGGAGTCAAC gAAACACATTGCTACTGTTTATCAAATCTGGAACAAGGACGgttgataaataaaacatgtagagTAATTGCACCTGCTAACTTTCGTAATGATGTTGTTGGAACCAAAACCTTGGAATCTGTTTTCCATGTTTACCAGATTGCAATATACGAAATTCAAAACAGCGCCTTCGATATAGCAG CAGAAACACTTGACGAGTGTCTTTTGGGGAATTTTACACACTTATTCATGTATCCTTGTGATGCAGCAG ACAGTTCAAACAAAAAATGGACGGATGCCGTGATTGATGGTCTGCCTTTGAAAGATGGAGGTCAGTTACAGTGGACCCGCTACGTACGTCGGCGTATCATCCGGTGGACTCGTG GAAATGTACTTGGTTCAAATACATCAGCATGTGTCAGTGTGAGGAAACAAGCTAATGAGCAGGAATATGAAATAGTTCTAAGACCATGTAATGACGAACTACCCTCAATCTGCCAGAAGAGAGACG CACAAAAAGGTCACCAGATGATGACGTCATTACCACCAACAAGTCCATTAATGCCATCAGATCGTCCAG atgttagcgcgaggggatCATTTAGGGAGGAAGCTCCTGGAGTTCCTGGAGAAAACCCACGTATCACATATTTTCATTCACGAGGTTCGCATTTGGGTCGCAACG GATGTCCTCGTAAGATGGAGAGAGtgttttttaaagacaaaataaGTTCAGAGAAGTTGATGAAGAAGAACTGA
- the LOC128167814 gene encoding uncharacterized protein LOC128167814 isoform X1, with protein MESVRLVGCSTLLLFILYPQRHHSYTYIKHDLYIEQTEKKWDDASQSCILVGSDRASSYDVIVQDIPVLQPTNRYRPMYLHWIGATATFTPWFKFLGCYIYWPNSSIREQTLTSHSTVIGPLADCYIQCKSHFGVNETHCYCLSNLEQGRLINKTCRVIAPANFRNDVVGTKTLESVFHVYQIAIYEIQNSAFDIAAETLDECLLGNFTHLFMYPCDAADSSNKKWTDAVIDGLPLKDGGQLQWTRYVRRRIIRWTRGNVLGSNTSACVSVRKQANEQEYEIVLRPCNDELPSICQKRDAQKGHQMMTSLPPTSPLMPSDRPDVSARGSFREEAPGVPGENPRITYFHSRGSHLGRNGKKRVHCPQKLLKLIIFYSLINSRLITVNAK; from the exons ATGGAGTCCGTCAGATTGGTTGGATGTTCGACATTACTGCTCTTTATCCTGTACCCACAGCGTCATCATAGTTATACCTACATCAAACATG ATCTGTACATAGAACAGACCGAAAAAAAGTGGGATGACGCTTCTCAGTCCTGTATCTTGGTGGGATCTGATAGAGCTTCAtcttatgacgtcatagttcaGGATATCCCAGTCCTCCAACCCACAAATCGTTATAGGCCTATGTACCTTCATTGGATAGGAGCCACGGCAACATTCACTCCGTGGTTTAAATTCTTGG gATGCTACATTTATTGGCCGAATTCATCGATTCGTGAACAAACGTTGACAAGTCATTCCACCGTCATTGGCCCTTTAGCTGATTGTTACATACAGTGTAAGAGCCATTTCGGAGTCAAC gAAACACATTGCTACTGTTTATCAAATCTGGAACAAGGACGgttgataaataaaacatgtagagTAATTGCACCTGCTAACTTTCGTAATGATGTTGTTGGAACCAAAACCTTGGAATCTGTTTTCCATGTTTACCAGATTGCAATATACGAAATTCAAAACAGCGCCTTCGATATAGCAG CAGAAACACTTGACGAGTGTCTTTTGGGGAATTTTACACACTTATTCATGTATCCTTGTGATGCAGCAG ACAGTTCAAACAAAAAATGGACGGATGCCGTGATTGATGGTCTGCCTTTGAAAGATGGAGGTCAGTTACAGTGGACCCGCTACGTACGTCGGCGTATCATCCGGTGGACTCGTG GAAATGTACTTGGTTCAAATACATCAGCATGTGTCAGTGTGAGGAAACAAGCTAATGAGCAGGAATATGAAATAGTTCTAAGACCATGTAATGACGAACTACCCTCAATCTGCCAGAAGAGAGACG CACAAAAAGGTCACCAGATGATGACGTCATTACCACCAACAAGTCCATTAATGCCATCAGATCGTCCAG atgttagcgcgaggggatCATTTAGGGAGGAAGCTCCTGGAGTTCCTGGAGAAAACCCACGTATCACATATTTTCATTCACGAGGTTCGCATTTGGGTCGCAACGGTAagaagcgagtgcattgtccacaaAAGTTGTTGAAATTGATCATTTTTTATTCTCTAATAAATTCACGCCTGATTACGGTTAATGCTAAATAG
- the LOC128167814 gene encoding uncharacterized protein LOC128167814 isoform X2 has product MESVRLVGCSTLLLFILYPQRHHSYTYIKHDLYIEQTEKKWDDASQSCILVGSDRASSYDVIVQDIPVLQPTNRYRPMYLHWIGATATFTPWFKFLGCYIYWPNSSIREQTLTSHSTVIGPLADCYIQCKSHFGVNETHCYCLSNLEQGRLINKTCRVIAPANFRNDVVGTKTLESVFHVYQIAIYEIQNSAFDIAETLDECLLGNFTHLFMYPCDAADSSNKKWTDAVIDGLPLKDGGQLQWTRYVRRRIIRWTRGNVLGSNTSACVSVRKQANEQEYEIVLRPCNDELPSICQKRDAQKGHQMMTSLPPTSPLMPSDRPDVSARGSFREEAPGVPGENPRITYFHSRGSHLGRNGKKRVHCPQKLLKLIIFYSLINSRLITVNAK; this is encoded by the exons ATGGAGTCCGTCAGATTGGTTGGATGTTCGACATTACTGCTCTTTATCCTGTACCCACAGCGTCATCATAGTTATACCTACATCAAACATG ATCTGTACATAGAACAGACCGAAAAAAAGTGGGATGACGCTTCTCAGTCCTGTATCTTGGTGGGATCTGATAGAGCTTCAtcttatgacgtcatagttcaGGATATCCCAGTCCTCCAACCCACAAATCGTTATAGGCCTATGTACCTTCATTGGATAGGAGCCACGGCAACATTCACTCCGTGGTTTAAATTCTTGG gATGCTACATTTATTGGCCGAATTCATCGATTCGTGAACAAACGTTGACAAGTCATTCCACCGTCATTGGCCCTTTAGCTGATTGTTACATACAGTGTAAGAGCCATTTCGGAGTCAAC gAAACACATTGCTACTGTTTATCAAATCTGGAACAAGGACGgttgataaataaaacatgtagagTAATTGCACCTGCTAACTTTCGTAATGATGTTGTTGGAACCAAAACCTTGGAATCTGTTTTCCATGTTTACCAGATTGCAATATACGAAATTCAAAACAGCGCCTTCGATATAGCAG AAACACTTGACGAGTGTCTTTTGGGGAATTTTACACACTTATTCATGTATCCTTGTGATGCAGCAG ACAGTTCAAACAAAAAATGGACGGATGCCGTGATTGATGGTCTGCCTTTGAAAGATGGAGGTCAGTTACAGTGGACCCGCTACGTACGTCGGCGTATCATCCGGTGGACTCGTG GAAATGTACTTGGTTCAAATACATCAGCATGTGTCAGTGTGAGGAAACAAGCTAATGAGCAGGAATATGAAATAGTTCTAAGACCATGTAATGACGAACTACCCTCAATCTGCCAGAAGAGAGACG CACAAAAAGGTCACCAGATGATGACGTCATTACCACCAACAAGTCCATTAATGCCATCAGATCGTCCAG atgttagcgcgaggggatCATTTAGGGAGGAAGCTCCTGGAGTTCCTGGAGAAAACCCACGTATCACATATTTTCATTCACGAGGTTCGCATTTGGGTCGCAACGGTAagaagcgagtgcattgtccacaaAAGTTGTTGAAATTGATCATTTTTTATTCTCTAATAAATTCACGCCTGATTACGGTTAATGCTAAATAG